The window TATAGTTATCATCAATGAAGAACTGAgaaaagttcatttttttttaaccattttgaGTTTACATGGTTAATGTTGTCATATGTGTATAGGGCTTGATAGGCATTTCTCCACTCTTTTGTTTTTTGTGAAAAATCTTGAACCACTGATTGTTGTGAtcatattcttttttcttttgtataacatttatttgttttactcATTTTAGGGCTTGTCTTTTCAAATTATAGCTTAAACCACTCATTTTAAGCTTTACTATATTGTCGAATTAatggatttgtttgaaattatgtATTGTCAATGTCTATgtaaaatagagagaaaaaaatgtttcatcAAATAAAGCCGCATTGCGAGTTATATGTAGTGATGGAACAAAGTTTGTAATTTTTATGGAcgaattaaacaaatattttccgCTAAATATGCGATGATTGTGGGTTcgaaaaaatagttaatataataGAAGTTAGTGTATATGAAACAATAACAAATGTCCAATTATCTGGCTAATGGCCCTTTTCTAGTTTTCTAGATCTGTTCTTTCCACATCAATAAATGTCAGAAGTTTAATTGATGTGATTAAAGTTAAGAAAGAACAGTGCAGGTTAAACAAATGGCCCCCCATCACATGTAGATTGTTTGATTATAAAGGACCACATCGAGATCTGTTCTTTCCACATCCATAACTTTACCTAATTGAGCTTTAATTCTATTACTTTTTTGGATAAAAGCTGAAAGACCCACTTACACAATTTAGAGGTTGAAAGTTGAAACATAGAATAAAATAGAaacaagataataataataagtttcaTTCATACACACATGATATTGACAACactgttgttgttgttctatCTCAAGATGAGGAGAATAAGAACCAACAGAAAACAGGTCATCAGATAAACAtagaatgattatttttaaacatatgaaaaatacataaatagtAATACTACTATTGAATTCAAACGCAAACACAAAGACAGACACTTTATTTGTACTCCATGATCATGTTGTTCTCTGGAGCCAAACCAACACATGCCCTCATTATGTTCTCCAGCATCGCCCTTTGCTTCGACAGCGCATTCACCACTGGTGTTCCTGCTGGTacctacatttttttttatatatttccatCAAAATCCCAAATTCAATCCAATTATTTGTCATTCTAGAATCAACaactaactaactaacttaCAAGAGGAGCCTTGGTGAGATAGCTGAGGATAGTAGCCACGGGATGGAACGAGTGAAACTTTCCCTAATAACAACATCAACAAAAAACCAATGAGATATATATGGCATTCTTAGTGGGAAATTGAATCAGGTCTAACCTCTCCTTGAGCCTTGAACTGGATTCGGGTGCTGAGTTCTGCAAGGAGGACCAAATCTAAAATGATTGGAGCAGCCAACAAAGAATCCTCGCAAGTGTTGTGCATGACAATGGTGCTCTTCCCACCCATGAATATCTCGGAAGTGTACTCATCCATAGCTCTCTTGCTATCTCCCACATATGGCACATACTTAATGACAACAACATGATCGGGATGCTCCCCGGGCTCAAAAAGAATGCTGTTGCTAGCAACCATATCATCAACCACATTACTTTTCGAAATCTCCTTCGATCTGAATGTTTGTGGGGCTGATAGATTCATCCCATCATTGTTCCCCAAGTGGTTATAGCTTACTATTGAAGTTGGCTGTAATTAAACATTGTTAACAATctatataaaccctaaacccattTCCAAAAACacattatgattaattattaatactaaATACCTTAATACCAGCTCCAACAAGGAAGTCAACCAGAACAGACTTCATCTTGGTCTGTCCACTCTTGAAATCATCTCCACCTATCAAGCAGTTTCTCTGAATTGCCAAATCAATGAGACCTGGAACAAAGGTATTCTGTGGGCTTCCATTGATGAAAGGAACATCCTCAAGGACACAAGCAATTCCAAACAAGGTAGAAGGTGAGATTTCCGACTCGTTCTTGTCCAGGGATGTCATGAGATTCTCCACAGTATCGTTAAGTCCCACAACCACATTGCTGTACCTCTCGGTGTTGGCAGTCCAAAGCACAACCACCTTGTCAACCTTGTTCTTCTCCTTAAACTCCCTAGAGTTTGGTTACATGggttaatttaattaactaatactGATGAGATCATAGTGTATTTCAGTAACTTggaatttgaaaaaaacaaaaataaaaaacctgATGTCTTTGATGACTTGCTGAACCTGCTCCTTCTTTGTTCCCTTGATGACATTGTTAGCACGTGACTCCTGGTTTGCAGCTATGAAGTCTGGATCATAGATTCCTGGTAGTGGGACCATGGATTCCATGTATGGCCTAAGCTGTTTCTGCAGGTCAATTTCAAACACTCTGGCTCTGGCCATGGCATCTGCCAGGTTCATGTCACTAATGTCCCATCCCCCAAAAACTATGTCATCCGGATTCACCTATTtcccaaaacaaaacaaaacaaaatcaatcaGAAATACTCAAAAactgtttcttcttctccttcttccagatagatagatagatagatagatctATCTGCATGGAGAAAACATATAAAGAAGGGGGGGTGTTGTTGTAGTGTACCATAGGAAGAAGGCTCTTGAAAGGGGCGTAAATCTCCTCTCCATTGAAAGAACCAACACGAATTGCAGAGGCTTGAGTAAGAGAACCGAAATAATTGGCTCTTTGTACCTTTTCCTTTGTTGCCCAAGAGATTCCActgtttaaaattttcaaataaaacaaaatcaaactttGTTCCTGCCCAGATTTCATATATGTATGACTAATTGATCTAAAAATGGAACCTTTATGAATGAATGATATGAGTCTCTCATTATGTTTTAATAATCGTGATCAGAGACAGACAGAAAAACTCACTCTCTATTGGCAATAACACCACCGGTCAGGGTCGATCCGTTGTTTCCTCCCCAGCCAACAAGCATAACCCTagatcatcatcaatcatcatcaacaaaaatgttcaaaatattGCGATCGGATTTGATTTAATCGCATGCATGGAAAGTAAATGAAGAAATTTTTGTTACCCAAGCTTGGGTAGGCGTGTTTGGGTATTGAACTCGTAGGATACGGTCTTGGGTTTGACGATCCATTGATAAGAACCATTCCTATTCTCGTGAGAAAGCTCTGTCGTCTCATA is drawn from Impatiens glandulifera chromosome 3, dImpGla2.1, whole genome shotgun sequence and contains these coding sequences:
- the LOC124929182 gene encoding inositol-3-phosphate synthase — encoded protein: MFIESFKVESPNVKYTDGEIHSVYNYETTELSHENRNGSYQWIVKPKTVSYEFNTQTRLPKLGVMLVGWGGNNGSTLTGGVIANRDGISWATKEKVQRANYFGSLTQASAIRVGSFNGEEIYAPFKSLLPMVNPDDIVFGGWDISDMNLADAMARARVFEIDLQKQLRPYMESMVPLPGIYDPDFIAANQESRANNVIKGTKKEQVQQVIKDIREFKEKNKVDKVVVLWTANTERYSNVVVGLNDTVENLMTSLDKNESEISPSTLFGIACVLEDVPFINGSPQNTFVPGLIDLAIQRNCLIGGDDFKSGQTKMKSVLVDFLVGAGIKPTSIVSYNHLGNNDGMNLSAPQTFRSKEISKSNVVDDMVASNSILFEPGEHPDHVVVIKYVPYVGDSKRAMDEYTSEIFMGGKSTIVMHNTCEDSLLAAPIILDLVLLAELSTRIQFKAQGEGKFHSFHPVATILSYLTKAPLVPAGTPVVNALSKQRAMLENIMRACVGLAPENNMIMEYK